A stretch of Saccharomyces cerevisiae S288C chromosome IV, complete sequence DNA encodes these proteins:
- the HEH2 gene encoding Heh2p (Inner nuclear membrane (INM) protein; contains helix-extension-helix (HEH) motif, nuclear localization signal sequence; targeting to the INM requires the Srp1p-Kap95p karyopherins and the Ran cycle; HEH2 has a paralog, SRC1, that arose from the whole genome duplication), which translates to MDHRNLDPKTLKVSQLRRVLVENDVAFPANARKPVLVKLFEEKVRQRLQSSPEASKVRTSIQKVVKSGAKNADRKKTLKSKKLESSSSESKTVKDENVETNKRKREQISTDNEAKMQIQEEKSPKKKRKKRSSKANKPPESPPQSKSDGKATSADLTSELETVEELHKKDSSDDKPRVKELPKPELPNLKVSNEFLAQLNKELASAATENYDHSIKSTDLSSIRIETEEPVGPSTGAETRNESEVMENINLEVQPEVKEAKEELTKISETFDNQDEEDTSRLSSKKNIRSPKGRTRHFIANKTKRGIDIMKPFIAHLFIWLWNGAIFLSIICPILFGLWYREQRIQVGYCGHEKPLKSLAISAFPQTERVDSVLQAYRPNCLECPEHGICSSFMNVECEPGYEPKSSILETYGIIPFPKYCAKDESKEKEVDELVWKVNEYLKKKNAQHECGEGENLFESGETETKLYDIFSHSRPSWESQREFNDHWKNVLEILKKKDDIIWLPLDFETNGKREKSKSNNTNYIYRSTSKKWVTLQCHLEGDIQEYITKYGGSLFITLGVLFLIKKIQSTLDNYVQGEQIIEKLVKEAIDKLKDVKKNKGEEPFLTTVQLRATLLSDIPNIKEQNNLWAQTKEKIMKEQSENIELYLLEENGEIMTCWEWKE; encoded by the coding sequence ATGGATCACAGAAACCTTGATCCGAAAACGCTGAAGGTCAGCCAATTGAGAAGAGTTTTGGTAGAAAATGATGTTGCGTTCCCTGCCAACGCTAGGAAGCCTGTCTTGGTGAAATTGTTTGAGGAGAAAGTGAGGCAACGTCTCCAATCTTCACCTGAGGCCTCAAAGGTTAGAACTAGCATTCAAAAGGTTGTGAAGTCTGGGGCAAAAAACGCAGATCGCAAAAAGACATTAAAGAGTAAAAAGCTTGAATCAAGTTCTAGTGAGAGTAAAACTGtcaaagatgaaaatgttgaaaCTAACAAGAGGAAAAGGGAACAAATTAGTACGGATAATGAAGCGAAGATGCAAATACAGGAAGAGAAGTCTcctaaaaagaaaagaaagaaaagatctAGTAAGGCCAATAAACCACCAGAGTCTCCTCCACAATCTAAGTCAGATGGGAAAGCAACTTCTGCTGATTTAACTTCTGAACTGGAAACTGTAGAAGAACTTCATAAGAAAGATTCTTCGGATGACAAACCAAGGGTAAAAGAGCTTCCAAAACCAGAATTGCCGAATTTAAAAGTATCAAACGAATTTTTAGCTCAACTAAATAAAGAGTTAGCTAGTGCAGCTACGGAGAATTATGATCATTCTATAAAATCCACGGACTTATCGTCTATCAGAATCGAAACAGAAGAGCCTGTTGGTCCTTCAACTGGAGCAGAAACAAGAAATGAAAGTGAGGTGATGGAGAATATCAATTTGGAAGTCCAACCTGAGGTGAAGgaagcaaaagaagaactaacaaaaatatcagaaaCTTTTGATAATCAAGACGAAGAGGATACTAGTAGGTTATCgtcgaaaaaaaatatacgAAGTCCAAAAGGTCGCACCAGGCACTTCATTGCCAACAAAACTAAAAGAGGGATAGATATTATGAAACCGTTTATTGCACATCTCTTCATTTGGTTATGGAATGGTGctattttcctttcaataatatgtcctattctttttggtCTTTGGTATCGAGAACAGAGAATTCAAGTAGGATATTGCGGTCATGAAAAGCCCCTGAAATCTCTTGCAATCTCAGCTTTCCCTCAGACTGAAAGGGTAGATTCAGTGTTGCAAGCTTATCGACCAAATTGTCTCGAATGTCCTGAGCATGGAAtatgttcttcttttatgaATGTTGAGTGTGAACCAGGCTATGAGCCTAAAAGTTCTATTTTAGAAACGTATGGTATTattccttttccaaaatattgTGCCAAAGAtgaaagtaaagaaaaggaggTTGATGAACTGGTTTGGAAAGTAAATGAATATcttaaaaagaagaatgcaCAACATGAATGTGGTGAAGGAGAGAATCTCTTTGAGAGTGGTGAAACGGAAACCAAATTATATGATATATTCTCTCATTCTAGACCGTCATGGGAAAGTCAAAGGGAATTCAATGATCATTGGAAAAATGTGCTTgaaatattaaagaaaaaagatgatatTATCTGGCTGCCATTAGATTTTGAAACTAATggaaaaagagagaaatcTAAATCTAATAACACTAACTATATTTATCGTtcaacttcaaaaaaatgggtTACGTTGCAATGTCATTTAGAAGGGGATATACAGGAGTATATAACGAAATATGGTGGTTCTTTATTTATCACCCTAGGCGTCCTTTTccttatcaaaaaaatacaatcGACACTTGACAATTACGTTCAAGGAGAGCAGATAATTGAGAAATTGGTAAAAGAGGcaattgataaattgaaagatgtaaagaagaacaaaggTGAAGAACCTTTTCTGACAACAGTTCAACTAAGAGCTACTTTATTGAGCGACATAccaaatataaaagaacaGAATAATCTATGGGCTCAaacgaaagaaaaaatcatgaaaGAGCAATCAGAGAATATAGAATTATATcttcttgaagaaaatggagAGATCATGACATGTTGGGAATGGAAAGAATGA
- the PFA5 gene encoding palmitoyltransferase PFA5 (Palmitoyltransferase with autoacylation activity; likely functions in pathway(s) outside Ras; member of a family of putative palmitoyltransferases containing an Asp-His-His-Cys-cysteine rich (DHHC-CRD) domain): MALSWNIRIRRRSWFRFILPIIVLGLLCYGTWAYCHKLCYEQVDKRLRQKSVSVGLICAVCFLDVVVIFIWLQIVILVGPGTQPHVAPFLILPIASEEKTSNTSQNTSVEYDAVVPPKCYQSDPHGYPIWCSECQSLKMERTHHSSELGHCIPRFDHYCMWIGTVIGRDNYRLFVQFAAYFSTLLLIMWVSICVYIRIITQHNHNYSPNLNANIISTLVFAILGWLLTASLLASSIFYMSQNKTSLEAIIDSKRKKFGTRKIFCYYSEANKLRFVVEFDRSEFHSFWDKKSILANIKDFMGSNILMWIIPLGKPYTSRCKSDGKSGSKTTLVEILGPYEETLSDYTIQAIEDKISRGEYLATLRASGDDSDPAY, from the coding sequence ATGGCTCTATCATGGAATATTCGAATCAGGCGCAGGTCATGGTTTAGATTCATCTTACCGATTATCGTGCTCGGTTTACTGTGCTACGGTACGTGGGCTTACTGCCATAAACTATGTTACGAGCAAGTCGACAAACGACTTCGTCAGAAATCAGTTTCGGTTGGTCTTATTTGTGCGGTATGCTTCCTAGACGTAGTCGTGATTTTCATATGGCTTCAAATAGTTATCTTGGTCGGTCCAGGTACCCAACCGCACGTAGCACCTTTTTTGATCCTTCCTATAGCCTCTGAAGAGAAGACTAGCAACACTTCTCAAAACACTTCAGTGGAATACGATGCTGTGGTTCCGCCTAAGTGTTATCAGTCTGATCCTCACGGATACCCAATATGGTGCAGTGAATGTCAAAGTCTGAAAATGGAACGAACGCATCATTCTTCAGAACTAGGCCACTGCATTCCTCGCTTTGATCATTACTGCATGTGGATAGGGACTGTTATTGGTAGAGACAATTATAGACTCTTTGTGCAGTTTGCTGCTTATTTTTCAACACTTTTACTTATCATGTGGGTGTCTATTTGCGTTTACATAAGAATTATTACTCAACACAATCATAATTATAGCCCCAATTTAAACGCAAATATAATTTCAACGTTAGTGTTTGCCATCCTTGGATGGTTATTAACCGCAAGTTTGTTGGCATCGAGTATTTTTTACATGAGTCAAAACAAGACGTCTTTGGAGGCTATCATAGATagcaaaaggaaaaaatttggaacaAGGAAGATATTTTGTTATTACTCGGAAGCAAACAAGTTGAGGTTTGTGGTAGAGTTCGATAGATCTGAATTTCACTCTTTCTGGGACAAAAAGTCAATCTTAGCTAATATAAAAGACTTTATGGGTTCTAACATACTTATGTGGATAATTCCTTTAGGCAAGCCCTATACATCTCGATGCAAATCTGATGGCAAAAGCGGTTCAAAAACAACGCTAGTGGAAATATTGGGTCCCTATGAAGAAACTCTTAGTGACTACACCATTCAGGCCATTGAGGACAAGATATCAAGAGGAGAATATCTGGCCACATTGCGGGCTTCTGGTGACGATAGTGATCCTGCTTACTAA